The Oreochromis niloticus isolate F11D_XX linkage group LG13, O_niloticus_UMD_NMBU, whole genome shotgun sequence genome has a window encoding:
- the eif3s10 gene encoding eukaryotic translation initiation factor 3 subunit A: MPAYFQRPENALKRANEFLEVGKKQPALDVLYDVIKSKKHRTWQKIHEPIMLKYLELCVDLRKSHLAKEGLYQYKNICQQVNIKSLEDVVRAYLKLAEEKTETAKEESQQMVLDIEDLDNIQTPESVLLSAVSGEDTQDRTDRLLLTPWVKFLWESYRQCLDLLRNNSKVERLYHDIAQQAFKFCLQYTRKAEFRKLCDNLRMHLGQIQRHHNQSTAINLNNPESQSMHLETRLVQLDSAISMELWQEAFKAVEDIHGLFALSKKPPKPQLMANYYNKVSTVFWKSGNALFHACTLHRLYHLSREMRKNLTQEEMQRMSTRVLLATLSIPITPERTDIARLLDMDGIIVEKHRRLATLLALQSPPTRQSLINDMVRFNLLQYVVPDVKELYNWLEVDFHPLKLSGRVTKVLNWVRDQAEKEPDLQQYVPHLQSNTILRLLQQVAQIYQSIEFSRLASLVPFVDAFQLERSIVDAARHCDLQVRIDHTSKTLSFGSDLNYSTKEDAPVGPFLQNMPSEQIRNQLTAMSASLAKAIQVIKPASILQEREEHNQQAIAAYLKNARKDHQRILARRQTIEERKERLESLNIQREKEELEQREAEMQKVRKAEEERLRQEAKEREKERIMEEHKQIKKKNARERLEQIKKTELGAKAFKDIDIEDLEELDPDFIMAKQVEQLEKEKKELQERLKNQEKKIDYFERAKRLEEIPLIKKAYEEQRVKDMELWELQEEERISTMKVEREKALEHKKRMSRMMEDKENFLSKITAARSFIYEEKLKAFQERLIEERKKRLEDRKRQRKEDRRNAYYREKEEEAQRIHEEQLKKEREERERLEQEQREEEEREYQERLRKLEEQERKQRLRQQEIEERERRREEERRVPQEEKPKEEGGWRRRTEGGDSEWRRPAPDRTWRQDGRDDDKEEKELPFRRDGPRRSGEDRGPRRVFDDERGPRRGDDEDRPVRRGLDDDRGPRRGFDDDRGPRRGGDDDRGPRRGFDDDRGPRRGMDESRGPRRGADDDWGPRRGDDDRVGRRGMDDGPRRGGDDAKPWKPLGRPGGWREREKAREESWGPPRGGPHDDGDDGEGDERSSDRNRERRPQREDGIWRRGGTDEGSSWRESRREEADRDDRRDRDDRRDRDDRRDRDDRRDRDRRDRDRRDDRDNKGPPRDPDDGGSWRRVGDDKREERDRDRNRERERERDRDRDADGEKGWRTDKENLRRTKNETDDDGWTTVRR, translated from the exons ATGCCGGCGTATTTTCAGCGGCCAGAGAATGCTCTGAAACGAGCGAACG AGTTTCTTGAGGTTGGCAAGAAGCAGCCGGCCTTGGATGTCTTGTACGATGTCATCAAAAGCAAGAAACACCGAACATGGCAGAAGATCCACGAGCCCATTATGCTCAAATATCTGGAGCTCTGCGTCGATCTTCGCAAGAGTCACTTGGCCAAGGAGGGTCTCTACCAGTACAAGAACATCTGCCAGCAG GTGAACATCAAGTCTTTGGAGGATGTGGTTAGGGCCTACCTGAAGCTGGCAGAGGAGAAGACTGAGACAGCCAAGGAGGAGTCCCAGCAAATGGTCCTGGACATCGAAGATCTGGATAACATCCAGACCCCAGAAAG CGTGCTCCTGAGTGCTGTGAGTGGAGAGGACACTCAGGATCGTACTGATCGCCTGCTCCTTACTCCGTGGGTGAAGTTCCTGTGGGAGTCCTACCGCCAATGCCTTGACCTGCTGAGAAACAACTCCAAGGTGGAGCGTCTATACCATGACATTGCACAGCAAG CATTCAAGTTTTGCCTTCAGTACACCCGCAAGGCAGAATTTCGTAAGCTCTGTGACAACCTGCGCATGCATCTGGGTCAGATCCAGCGCCATCACAACCAGAGCACTGCCATCAATCTGAACAACCCTGAAAGTCAGTCCATGCACCTGGAGACACGTCTGGTGCAGCTGGACAGCGCTATAAGCATGGAGCTGTGGCAG GAAGCGTTCAAGGCTGTTGAGGACATCCATGGCCTGTTTGCTCTTTCCAAGAAGCCTCCCAAACCACAGCTGATGGCCAACTACTACAACAAGGTGTCTACTGTGTTCTGGAAATCTGGAAACGCTCTCTTCCATGCCTGCACCCTTCACCGGCTCTATCATCTGTCCAGGGAGATGCGAAAGAATCTGACCCAAGAGGAGATGCAGCG GATGTCTACCCGAGTCCTCCTGGCTACGCTGTCTATTCCCATCACCCCTGAGCGTACCGATATTGCTCGCTTGCTGGACATGGATGGCATCATTGTTGAGAAACACCGAAGGCTAGCTACCCTCCTGGCCCTGCAGTCTCCACCAACCCGCCAAAGTCTCATTAATGATATG gtGAGATTTAACTTGCTGCAGTATGTTGTACCTGATGTGAAAGAACTTTACAACTGGCTTGAGGTCGACTTTCATCCTCTGAAGCTGAGCGGGAGAGTGACCAAG GTGTTAAACTGGGTGAGAGATCAGGCTGAGAAGGAACCTGATCTTCAGCAGTATGTCCCACATCTGCAGAGTAACACCATCCTGAGGCTCTTGCAACAG gtTGCACAGATCTATCAAAGCATCGAGTTCAGTCGTCTGGCCTCTCTGGTTCCATTTGTGGACGCCTTCCAGCTGGAGCGCTCCATTGTAGATGCTGCACGGCACTGTGATCTGCAG GTCAGAATAGACCACACCTCTAAAACTCTGAGCTTCGGCTCTGATCTGAACTACTCAACCAAAGAGGATGCTCCTGTTGGACCTTTCCTGCAGAACATGCCGTCAGAGCAGATAAGGAACCAGCTCACTGCCATGTCTGCATCTTTGGCTAAAGCCATACAGGTCATCAAGCCTGCCTCCATCCTG CAAGAGCGAGAGGAGCATAACCAACAGGCCATCGCTGCCTACCTGAAAAATGCCCGCAAGGATCACCAGCGCATCCTGGCTCGTAGACAGACCATCGAAGAGCGTAAGGAGCGTCTGGAGAGCTTAAACATTCAGCGTGAGAAGGAGGAGCTAGAACAGCGGGAGGCTGAGATGCAGAAGGTTCGCAAGGCAGAGGAGGAGCGTCTGCGGCAGGAGGCCAAAGAAAGGGAGAAGGAGCGCATCATGGAGGAGCACAAGCAGATCAAGAAGAAGAATGCCCGTGAGCGCTTGGAGCAGATCAAGAAGACTGAACTTGGAGCAAAGGCTTTCAAGGATATCGACATTGAG GACCTGGAAGAACTGGACCCTGACTTCATCATGGCTAAACAGGTGGAGCAGctggagaaggagaagaaagaacTTCAGGAGCGTCTGAAGAACCAGGAGAAAAAG ATTGACTATTTTGAGAGGGCAAAGCGTCTGGAGGAGATTCCCCTGATCAAAAAAGCTTATGAAGAGCAGCGTGTCAAGGATATGGAACTGTGGgagctgcaggaggaggagagg ATTAGTACCATGAAAGTTGAACGGGAGAAGGCTCTGGAGCACAAGAAGCGCATGTCCAGGATGATGGAGGACAAAGAGAACTTCCTGTCCAAAATAACAGCTGCTCGTAGCTTCATTTATGAG gaaaaactgaAGGCTTTCCAAGAGCGCTTGATAGAGGAAAGGAAGAAGCGCCTGgaagacagaaagagacagcGCAAAGAGGACAGGCGTAATGCTTACTACcgggaaaaagaagaagaggcacAGCGTATTCATGAGGAGCAGCTCAAGAAAG AGCGTGAAGAGCGTGAACGCCTGGAACAAGAGCagcgagaggaggaggagagggagtaCCAGGAGCGTCTACGAAAGCTTGAGGAGCAAGAACGGAAGCAGCGTCTTCGTCAGCAGGAGATTGAGGAGCGAGAACGACGCCGTGAGGAGGAGAGAAGGGTCCCACAGGAGGAGAAGCCAAAG GAGGAGGGAGGATGGAGACGACGCACAGAGGGTGGGGATTCAGAGTGGCGTCGTCCTGCACCAGACAG GACTTGGAGACAGGACGGTCGAGATGATGACAAGGAGGAGAAAGAGTTACCTTTCAGACGAGATGGTCCTCGTAGAAGCGGAGAGGACAGAGGTCCCCGTAGGGTCTTTGACGATGAACGAGGCCCACGCCGTGGTGACGATGAAGACCGCCCTGTTCGCAGAGGGTTGGATGATGACCGTGGTCCACGCAGAGGTTTCGACGATGATCGTGGTCCAAGGCGTGGTGGAGATGACGACCGTGGTCCTAGACGTGGCTTTGATGATGACAGAGGTCCTCGTAGAGGCATGGATGAGTCCAGGGGACCCAGGCGTGGAGCTGATGACGACTGGGGCCCCAGAAGAGGAGATGATGACCGAGTTGGAAGGAGAGGTATGGATGATGGGCCACGTCGTGGTGGTGATGACGCCAAACCCTGGAAACCACTGGGCCGACCTG GGGGCTGGCGTGAGCGAGAGAAGGCCAGAGAGGAGAGCTGGGGACCTCCCCGTGGTGGCCCCCATGATGATGGAGATGATGGTGAAGGAGACGAAAGATCCAGCGACCGCAACAGAGAGCGTCGTCCACAGAG AGAGGATGGTATCTGGAGAAGAGGGGGTACTGATGAGGGAAGCAGCTGGAGAGAATCTCGCAGAGAGGAGGCAGACCGCGACGATCGACGTGATCGAGATGATCGACGCGATCGAGACGATCGCCGCGACCGTGATGATCGCCGCGATAGAGACCGTCGTGACAGAGATCGCCGTGATGATCGTGACAACAAAGGCCCACCCAGAGATCCTGATGATG GTGGTTCTTGGCGTCGTGTAGGTGACGATAAACGTGAGGAGCGTGACAGGGACCGAAACAGGGAACGAGAACGAGAACGGGACCGTGATCGTGACGCTGATGGAGAGAAGGGCTGGCGTACTGACA